The following nucleotide sequence is from Archocentrus centrarchus isolate MPI-CPG fArcCen1 chromosome 6, fArcCen1, whole genome shotgun sequence.
ctgcacatttcACATTCATGCATGTGAAATAGTCTGCCAGCTGCCACATTGCCAGTCCACACCCACCCAGAGTTATTAGGGTGCATATGCTGCACAGTAACTtgcctgctgctcctcctctaaGTGAGTCCCACTATGAGGTATTTAGGGTGGGGGGAAAAGTTGGGGGGTCTCAGAGCTTACAGATTAGGCTTGTTTTGCCAGTGAGGAGCACAACACAGGGGTTTACACACCAGGCTGCTCACACTAATCTTGAGAATGAGCTTAATGTTAGTCACTGATGACAGCAAAGCTGTGCTCAGCAGTCActgacaaacaacaacaacaacattaaaGAATTCTCTGCATAAAGTACACAGTAGAGTTAAGAGATCTAGAGATTTATCCCCCAAATCAAGACACTGTACACATTTTAAAGTCCCTTTCAGCACCCAATGACATTGCATTCCCAAATACTTTTCCTTGTAAAACTGTAACCCAGATGTGTCACACAGTCATGGAAAATGGTTTATGGTTGATGAATACTGgaattaaaacaacaaaggaaaactcTTGCATGGTAAACCAGCCTTTgagaatgaataaaaatgtataaaatattcaGTGATTCGAGGCAAACAGAAAGAGACTGTTCACCTGGTAGAGTTGGAGAGCAGCTCAGTGTCTTTGCTCCAGTAAAAGGCAGGCTTTGGGGCCGCTTTGGGTCGACATTCAATCACCACTCGGCCATTTTTGGCTGCCAGCACTGTTTTCACTGGGTTGTGTTGAAATGTGGGAGCGCAGGCTGAGGAGTAACAGTATTGATTATTCATCTCAAACATAGTCGAATGCAGATTAAATGTGGGAATTCACACCATTATCACACTTTCCTAAAACATGCAGTGTACAGAGCTATCATATTGTGCGTGCAATTTCAAATagcaaaaaaagtaaatttttgtagacatttttaatttctactcagatatgtaaacactgattttttttttttttgtctaaacaCATTCCTCATCCATctatcttcttccacttatccaattcagagccaccatagggcaagaggcaggttacaccctggacaggtcgccagtctatcacagggctaacacagacagacaggcaaccattcacactcacatgccctttgggcaatttagaatcaccaattaacgtAACCCTACTAACACACTCCCCGTGTTATTAGTTAGCTTGAAACATGACACAACCATGTGTGCTGTAATGGTTGTTTGACTCACCAAAGACACGCAACTCTGCATTGGCATAAATGACTCCATGGTGATTTTCTGCTATGCACTGGTACATCCCTGAATCATCAAATGTCAAGCTGCTGAATCTCATCTCTTTCCTGTCAACCTGTGTAAAGTAAAGTGTAAAgtgtaaagtaaaaacaaaataaatctattttttttttttgtatagagTTCAAGTTCTATTACAAAGCAAGTGATGATGGTTGACATGCACTAAAGCTACAGATGACGGCCACTGTGGCTCATCTGACTGGGAGAGGATTTCATTAATGCATAATGATATATCCAACAACCTCCCCCACTTTTCTGTCACTAGCTGCTGCTCTCTAGAGCATTTTCAAGCCTGATGACAGTTGTTTCTATGGAGAATTACACAACACATGCTGGCACCTGCTCAAAAACAAAAGGTGCTTTTTATTGAACTCTCATGACACCATGTGTACCCACAGTGCCAGCTCCCTGTCTACTGCTGCGCTACTGTAACAACCCACCCGGCTGCATACCCAACAGAAAAGACAGCTACTAAGAGGACTCTGAGCATTTTACAGTTATAGCTAATTTGTGCAGCTACAAGACAATAGCTTTATGAGGCTGATTAGTACCTGTTCTCCATTTTTCAGCCAGCGGATGTGTGGTTTAGGTTTGCCACTGGCTTTGCAGGACATAGTGTAGTCGCTACCAAGGTCtttctctgtgctgctgatATGTTCCACCCACTCAGGGAAAGCTGCAAATGAGGAAATTTAGTTAAAGGGTTTGAGaaaaatctaaagaaaaatacaaagctATGTGGATACATATATGGGTAGATACTTGAGGCATTAAAATGGGTGCTAGATTTAAAATCTAATCCTAAATTCTAATCAGTGCTGATGAGTTTATCCCACCAAGCACACCTAGCAGAGAATTAATAGAACTGATAAAGATTTTGTAAAACTTATATTCACTGCATGTCTGTAGCCACTGCGTTATGAATTAAGACAAGGAAAAATTACcttctacaaacacatttgcaGTATGGTGGTCCTTTCCTTTCGAGTTTATTGCTTCACACCTATAGGTGCCACTATCTTCAAATTGCACATTGTACAGATGCAGTTGAGCTCCTGTCATCTGCACCTCGTGGTTTGATGGCAGGTGTCCGTCTATCTTTTTCCACCGGATCTCAGGGACAGGACTGAAAAGgatacacagagaaaaacaatgtACGAGCCAGGCCTCAAGTTGTAAAGCCTACTGTATGCCTCACTGCACTTCAAATTATCACTGTGAAACATGGGTTATAAATCATGTAGCCCAGTGAACAGGCAGTGGCTTAAAGAGAGTTTGCTAAATGGTGCGGTGTTGACAGACTGATATGTTGTGATCTGATTTCATTAAAGACCGAGCCTCTGAAACTGAATTCATATTCACTTAAATTCTCATGTGAGAGTCATCTCAGTACATGTGACCTGCAGAAGACTGGCTAGTATGAGATTGTCACAAAACCTTTGATTCCAGCAAGCAGAATTTACCCATATTCTCTCGCACTTACTTCCCCAAAGCAAAGCACTCCAGGGTGATATTGTGCCCCACCAAAGCAGTGGTGTCAGGGAACTTGACTCTGAGGTCAGCCGGGTATTTCCTGATAGAACCTGAGTGAAAGAGCAACAAATTAtgacatggatggatggatgcttaaCCCCATCTCTAGCTGCTGACAAaacaaatactttaaaaataattttgtgtttgctttcaAGGTTTTCTTAGAAAATCTTAGAAAATCCTGACTTTGGTCATATTCACGATATAAGGCATATATATGGAAATATTATATCCTACATCAAAGGTTAGGTTATTTCTCTCCTTGTATGTAATTTTGTCATTGTTTAGGAGAAATGAGTTTGTTGGATTTGTTTTAGCTTAAAAGTGGTAGCAGGCTGTTTCCAGTAGTCGATttctttacttaaaaaaatctgcctAAGATGCGTCATGGTCCAGATTTCGCAGTGCACTGTGTGGATCTAGGAGTGCCCTGAATTTCTTAACCACTCTGCTGTTTCTGCACTAACTCAATTACCTCCAATTAGTTCCTGTATCATAGCAAATAGCAATCAGGTGGTTCCATTAAGCAATCACAAGATATGAGCAACAATTATACATTCGCTGACTGACAAACTCAATTGGGACGCAGCAAAACCTGGATAAAACTTTTAAATGCCAAAGTAGCATATTCATGACATTAAAGGTAGCAGGTTtctgtaaaatgtaataaaaggtTTATTCAGGTCCCtgagattcaattcagttcagttttatttacacagcaccaaatcacaacaacagtcgccttaaGGCGCTAAGAATGACTAATGTTTCCTTTCTTAAACGCATTACCAGAGTATTGTGATAATATATTCACATGACTGCACGTGATTTCCTAATGTATAAAATTCTGCATACACATTCATAAAACCTggacaaatacacacacgcgtgcacaaacacacacagacatgacaaAACTAGATAGGGGTAAATACTGCAACATCATGCCCAGAAGACACGGCATAATAAATGTATGCATGAGAGAGCCCAAACAACTGTTCAGCTCTGTCCCCAGCCCCTTTGATGGAACAAATCCTTCTAGCTCGTGTTCTGCTATTCAGCACATATTTGCCACAGGTAAAACCAGCTCAAAGTTTGATGACGATGAAAGTAAACATCTAATGGAGTCTGGGAAATCCCTTAAGGAAAATGTTAAAGTTGCTTCGTTTTGTATTTGAACCTCTTACAATCGGctcttcagataaatacagcctaAATAAATAAGTCCAAGGACATCATTTCAGTTTCTGCCCCTCATTTTGGCACTGTTGATGTTTCTGCACATCCTTTGTAGCCAGCTGGCTCCATCTCAAAACAAGCATCATGTGTCAGTCTACTGAGCTAAATTAGTCgtgtaaattaaatttaaaaatttaatacCAGCAACGTGACcttaatgcatttaaaatgagcAACACTGTGATTAAACACAGTGCTTTAATATGGacaggaggggggaaaaaatgcagtatctcagtcacttcctgtcttCAAGCATCTCTTTAAGATGCCTTAACACTTGAGGTCCTGCTCTATAATCACACTTCACTGGCAAAAGAATGTGAGAATTAATAAGGGAAACCACTTCTCAGAAAGTGTGGCTATTATAGAGACACATATTTAATCTCTGATGTATTCCTCGCTTCCGCTGGCATAATTCCTGTGCACTACAAACATAAATTTGTATTAAAtgcagtattttatttaataaaccaACTTAGATAATGACTGAGCTTTCATCACAGTAAAAAGCATGGACAGATGCAGTGGGTGGACAACAGGAAGTAGAAAGTGAGGTACTAACGTTCAGTCAGAGGCACGAGGGGGATGTAGTTGGAGAAGACACTTTTAGAAATAGATGGGCTGGAGGCGATGCAGGAGTAATTTCCTTTATCTGAGGATTCCACCTTAGAGATATAGAGGTTGCCTGTTATCTGGGAGACAAAACGCCGCTTGTCCAGTGGGATGAACGTCGGGAATTCATTGAGGATCCAGCGGAATGACAGCTCAGCTGAACAGAAAGAGGCACAGCAAAAGGCACCTGTCAATCAAGAGTCTGGACACACGCACCGCTTCAGTGAAGGGGGCTGGACGTGAAGCAAGGGCACCCTGAATAATCTAAATATGCAACAGtgctttttttgctttgtttttttaggttGTTTGCTATTGCTTTGAACCAGCAGTGGTAACTGTTACGAATAACATaaacttgttgttttgttgtagttgttttttttttttttattgccctcTGGCTATACACAGCCTAATGACAGCCggttaaactgtaaataaaatgaaattacaacaTTTAAGAtcataatacaaataaacacaaatttagaaCCTTTCACTATAAACCGTTTGAATAACTCACATTTAAGGTTGTGCTAGATTAATCACTTATAACTCTGAGATTCaaattcagcatttaaacactttaCAATCTCTAACATTACATTTTCCAGGTTGATAAACTGTCAAGACGCTTAGCTTTATACTCtaaacaaatgcaacaacacaTCAGATTACACATTATGAGGATCTTACAGatctaaacacaaaattaaaccgaATTTGTGCATCTCACAGATATTCTGATTGAATACAGCGACATATCTCCTTTGAAAACCCATGCGGGAAAACGTATTTCACTTTTATGCAAAACAACGATAGTTTACAtcttcaaaacaacacaacgTCCGTTTGcacaattaaacaaatgtttgacaATAATCAGATCAACTTACCACGTTGGGGCAATGTTATTTGGATAGTTAAGTGACAGGTTTAAtctttgtctgctttgttttttctgtttggctctCTGTAGTTGAAAAGGCTATcgtgtctctttcttccttgcacgtcagacagcacaaaaaatgtaaacaatgattgGAGCCCTCTAGTGGAAGGGAGTGATACCAACATCCCGGCCCCGATGACCTCAACAGATGGTCATCCAAGTAAAATTGGTGAACGACTATGTAATAATACAGTAATACATGCACTTTAGAGCAATAACTGTTAATCTTGAACACACGGCTAACAACTATTGTAACAGTCTCATGGAAAACACAAGCTGAAAGTCTGTAGAGCTTACTTGTCCATATTCCCTTCCAGCAAACATAGTTTGTGGATGGGGCGAGTATAAATacctgtttgtgtctttactTGAACTGAACGTACCAGTCCATCAGCTCCAACATTGACATCAATGACCAATCCAAGGGGCCACTGACTGCGAGGTGTTGATTCATGCAGAACTAGTACAAGATCACCTACTTGATAATTTCTGGAATGGTGGGTCCACTTCTGCCTCTGCTGTAGACTAGGCAAATACTCCTTTGTCCATCGAGTCCAGAAAATGTCCGCCAAGTACTGGACCTGGCGCCAGCGTCGACGGTACAGATCCTGCTTCACAAAGTGACCAGGGGGTAGAGAACACTCAGGTCTTAACAGAAGCAAATCGTTAGGAGTCAGAGGCTGACCATCTCTTGGGTCCTCTGACAGCTTTGTTAGTGGTCGTCCATTGACAATTTTTTCAATGATGCAGAAGAGTGTCATTAATCCTTCATCATCCAGAGTCTGTTGTCCTGTAAGGCCCATGAGGATTGAACGCACTGTTCGGATCTGCCTCTCCCATACACCTCCCATGTgtgaggctgctggggggttgaACTTccattgtgtttctctttggagCAGATGTTCTTCAATCCTTTGTTGATTCCATTCATCCAGCGCTTTCTGTAGTTCACTGCGGGCACCAACGAAATTTGATCCGTTGTCCGAGCGCATCAATTGAGGTGTTCCCCGACGAGCCATGAAACGCTGAAGAGCATTTATAAAGGAATCTGTGTCCAAACTGTGCGCTACCTCCAAATGAATGGCTCTGGTTGTTAGGCAAGTGAACAGGCAACCATACCTCTTCACCTCACCGCGTCCCCTTCTGATGTTAATGGGACCGAAGTAATCGACTCCAACACTGGTGAAAGGTGGTTGACTTGGAGTCACACGATCGGCTGGTAGGTCGGCCATGTACTGCGTACTGATTGGAGCTCTGTGCCTTTTGCATGGTATGCACCGTGCTAGGACTCGTTTCACTGTGATGCGTCCTCTGACAATCCAGAAGGATTGCCTAATCTCAGAGAGGACCCTCTCAGCACCTGAATGACCTGTGAGTTTGTGGAAGTGCCATATGATGAGTTCACTGACATGATGCTTCTGTGGCAAGATCACTGGgtgttttgctgcttcaggtaTTGGAGCATTGGTGAGTCTGCCTCCAACTCGAAGTAGTCCATCACTGAGGCGTACTGGTGCTAACTTCCTCAAGTTATTAACCCTCAGTGGCTTGGTGATCTGGGAGCGTTGAACATAGTCAATGATGGAAATCTCCGCCCGCTTCAGATCATTAAGCGTTACAGGTGCacatagtttagttttcatcttCTTCAAAAGAATGTCTTTTGCCCGTAAGATCAATGCAATAGCTCGCTTGAGTTTGTACCAGGAGGAATACTTGTGGAAGAAACAATCAACTGCTGAATGAGTGGTGACTTTAGATGAGATTGTATATGTCTGACTTGATTTCTTTACCTCAGCTTCTGAAGGTAAGCCACCTAGTTCCGGCTGGAGAGGCCAAAACTCTTCTCTCTGCCAAAGGAAAGCAGGACCTTTGTGCCAGCGCTCATTGCTTGCAAGTTCTTCAGCTGAAAATCCTCTAGAAACATCATCTGCAGGGTTGTGCTCTGTGCAGACGTACTTCCATTGCGAGGCTGCTGAAACTTCACGGATCTGTGAGATTCTATTTGCGACAAAGGTTTGATATCTTTTATCTTCATTTCTGATGTAATGCAGCACAATGGTGCTATCAGTCCAGAAGACGGAGTCCAGTAGGGGTAGCTCAAAGCTTTGGTGGATTTTCAGGTCAAGCTGCACTGCTACCACCGCCGCCGCCAGTTCTAGTCTTGGGATAGTGGTTGTTTTGACTGGAGCCAGCCTGTTCCTGGACATGATGATGTTACAGTATATGTTATTATGGCAAACGAGCCTGAGATAGGAGACGGCACCGTATCCCAACTCAGACGCATCGCTGAAGTGATGGAGCTGCATGGTGACTGAAGGTACAGTATAGACTGTTGGTCTGAGGCATCGAGGAATTTGTAGCTTGCAAAGTCTTGGCAGGTCATCCAACCACCGGCCCCATTGCTCAGCAATCTTACTTGGAATGGTTTCGTCCCAGCCTAGCTTCATGCGACACAGTGACTGGAATAGTGCCTTTCCTCGTAAAATGAATGGGCCAGCTAAACCCAGGGGGTCATAGACCGAGCTTATTGTGCTTAACATGCCTCTTTTGGTGCTGGGTTTGCCCTTAACATTCACACTGAATGTGAGGCAATCATTTTTTATGTCCCATAACACACCCAGAGCTCTCTCCATTGGTGGATCTTGATCCAGGTCCAATGACGGTGAGCGCTTTGCATGTTCCTGCTCTGGGATGGACTTCAGGACCTCTGCAGAATTGCTTGTCCATTTGGTCAAGTGAAAGCCTCCTTGCTTGAGTAGGTTGGTCAGCTGCGCTGCTAGATGGATGGCTTGTTGAGGTGAGTCAGAAGATTTCAGACAATCATCCACGTAGAAGTTTCTTTCAACAGTGGAGATGGTGTCTGCATCATACAGATGTGCATGGTCAGATGCACATTTTCTTAAGGCAAAACTTGCTGCACTTGGAGACCACACTCCGCCAAAGAGGTGAGATGTCATACGGTAGGTAACTACCTCATTCCTTTGATCATGGTCTTTCCACCACAGGAATCGCAGAATGTCTCTGTGGTCTGGTGTTACATAAATCTGGTTAAACATGCCTTCGATATCTGCCATCATAGCAATAGGACCTTGTCTGAATCGAATTAACACAgttattaatttgtttgttaagTCTGGTCCTTGATGAACAACATCATTGAGCGATACTCCATCGTACTTAGCTGCACAGTCAAAGACGACCCGTACCTTTTCTGGCTTGCGAGGATGAATCACTGGATGATGCGGGAGGTACCATACCTTGCCATCATTGCGGTCAGGAAACGAAGCAGGGACTGCTTCCGCATAGCCATTGTTGATGGTTGACTTCATTGCCTCTACATACTTCATTTGCAAGTCTGCATTTTTTGTCAGTCTACGTTCCAGGAGTTGCAGTCTGTGTGCTGCTAAGTTGACATTGTTTGGTAGCGCCACAGCTTCGTTCTTAAAAGGTATGTCTAAGATGTAGTGTGAGCCATCTTTAGAGACTGAATTCTCCCACTGCTTAATCACCTTCTGGTCGTTGATTGATAGGCTGTCCTTTTGGGTGGGGTCATCAAGCTTCCAAAACCTCTCCACCTGCATTTGCAGACTGTGATCTGACTTGAGGAAATAGGCCTTGACATTCTTTCCGCCTTCTTTGTAATCAATTGGTCCATTTATGGCCCAACCAAGCACTGTCCTTGTAGCATATGGATCATTATCTCCACCTACACGATATTCTTCAGCTCTGAGAAGGCGTGGGGCATCCTGTCCAATGACGAGGTGCACATCATCAGAGTTAACACTGGGAATAGGAATGCCTGCTAAGTGATCCCATCTGGCAACCTCATCAGGTGTGGCAAGGCAGCTGAGACCTATGTTTAACTTTCTTAGGGTTCTCACACCATTGAGTGTATACATGTTGCCATCATGTAGAGAGTCTATCTCAAGATTCACACATCGAGTAAATATGCCTTCTTGGCTGCCTCCTACTGTGTCAAGATCCAGCCTTGCAGGTTTGCCTTTGACCTTGAGTTTCTTTGTAAGTTCTTCTGACACTAAACTTGTGTTGGCTCCAGGGTCAAGCAATGCATATGTGACAGAACTGATGTTGCTAGCTTTGACTCTAACAACCACAGGAACAATAGGTAAGCAAACTTTACCATTTCCAGCACCAGCAAATCCACAAGTGACGTTAGGTGATTGGGTAGATTGTGTTTGTTGAGTTGTTTTATTGTCACCCGTGGCATTCTGACTTGCTGCTGTATTTTGCTTGTTAGTGTGGTTTGGGTGTAGCCATTTGTTATGTTTCTGTCCACAGCCAGGTACGTTGCATACCCAATTGCGTGTGCATACCTCAGCACTATGACCCATCATGAAACAGTTTTGGCACAGGTGCTTCTCCTGAACAAACATGAGGCGTTCTGGCACAGTCAGTGATCGGAAAGCTGGGCACTGGTTCAGGAAGTGGAGCTCTGAACACTTTAGACATTTTGAATTAACTGGCCGTTTGGTGGGTGTAAACTTGTTCTCTTGAACTGCAGCTGCCTTAACATTTGCAGAGTAGTTTGGCCGAGGTTTCTTTGAGCTTTTGGTGGATAACATAACATTGCTTGGTTTCTCCTGCTTCTTGTAACTCACTATGCCACCAAAGACTGGGTCAGATCTCTTCTCAGCCTCTGTCTCAACAAAGTTGACAACGTCCTCAAGTTTAGGTAGACGTCCCCCCTTAGTGATATCGTAGTTTACATTTAACCATTTGGACCTGAGATCTGGTGGTAGTTTACTGATGATTTCAACCAATGTGCGGCGACCACTGAGCTCTTCCTCACATTTCATAGCAGAAAGTGTATCTTTGCAGCCTCTCAGTTGGTCCGCAAAATCTCTGAGTTGCACATTGTCTCTTATCTCTTTAAAGTTCAAAACCTTCTCAACCCAAGCCTGGGAGATGGTATGAGGATTTCCAAATCTTGTTTTTAGTCGCTCGAGTGCTTCCTTGAAGCCTGCACTGGGATCGGGATTGTATAAGCAGTGACTAACAGCATCTTGAGCTTTTCCTTCAGTGTACTGGTGTAGACGAGTTAACTTCTCTTCTGCAGCAACAGACTCTTTGTCCACCATTGTGGTGAAAAGCCTCATGAACTTCCAGTACTGAAGGGGGTCACCATTGAACTTTATCATGTTAGTTGGTGGGAGCCTCAGGGAGTCCACTTGGGCCTGATACTGCTGCCTTGATAATTCAAGCAGGTGTGAGATTGAATCTTCTGATATTGGTGACAGTGATGGTCGTGTTGTTGATGGGCTCTTGCCAGCCTTAGGTGTAGAATATAGATCTGTTGTTACAGCTTGTATCTTTTGTTGATTGTGTAATATCTGTGCATCTAGCTCGGCCTTGTGATGCATTCGCTGGAGTTCCAGTTCAAACTCCTCTTTGTTGCGCCGAAGCAATAGCTCAAagttttcttgttctttctttcgTAAGGCACGTAGGTTTTCTAGCTCAGCTGACATGGGGTTGTCATCATCCGTGTCATCTGGAGGAGTTTGATTTATGATGTCCAATTCACCAGCAATTAGCTGATCATCAACTTCACCAGGAGTGTAAACTTCTTGCAGCCAGGCTAAAGCATTGTGGCGCACATCATGAACACTCATCAAGATGACCTTCTCATAGGCTTCCGACTCTTCTTTGTCAATATCATCAGTGAGCCTATCATGATaaagtctgtgtgtttcctggagTCGAGTGACAGCTAGGTCAAGGCTCTCCAGTACTGCCTTCAACTCTTCAGGCTCATTTTCTCTTATCTTTATATTTGCAGCTGTAATCATTTTAGTTATGGCTGCTTTGGCTTGTCCTCGCCTTCTCCTCAGTGTCGCGAGGTCTGCTTCTCCCTCAGACTCTTCTTTGTTGGACATGTTGCCGTCGTGTTTAACTTTATGTTACGAATAACATaaacttgttgttttgttgtagttgtttttttttttttattgccctcTGGCTATACACAGCCTAATGACAGCCggttaaactgtaaataaaatgaaattacaacaTTTAAGAtcataatacaaataaacacaaatttagaaCCTTTCACTATAAACCGTTTGAATAACTCACATTTAAGGTTGTGCTAGATTAATCACTTATAACTCTGAGATTCaaattcagcatttaaacactttaCAATCTCTAACATTACATTTTCCAGGTTGATATACTGTCAAGACGCTTAGCTTTATACTCtaaacaaatgcaacaacacaTCAGATTACACATTATGAGGATCTTACAGatctaaacacaaaattaaaccgaATTTGTGCATCTCACGGATATTCTGATTGAATACAGCGACATATCTCCTTTGAAAACCCATGTGGGAAAACGTATTTCACTTTTATGCAAAACAACGATAGTTTACAtcttcaaaacaacacaacgtccgtttacacaattaaacaaatgtttgacaATAATCAGATCAACTTACCACGTTGGGGCAATGTTATTTGGATAGTTAAGTGACAGGTTTAAtctttgtctgctttgttttttctgtttggctctCTGTAGCTGAAAAGGCTATcgtgtctctttcttccttgcacgtcagacagcacaaaaaatgtaaacaatgattgGAGCCCTCTAGTGGAAGGGAGTGATACCAACAGTAACAGTACAATTTTTTAAGTGTACATGAAAATGGATTTAATGAAACTGCAAATATGAAACTAATCAAAACCATTTGTATTCCTGTCTTTTACATTAATAAGGCAACAGACAGAAATCCAGCATCTAGTGCTGGCTGCAGCTGAGATCGTGAAAACAGTGAAacccagctccagctccaaacAGGCAGGACACAAAATATCAGATTCATTTATCTCAGTTCAAAGCAGTGGTACCAACTTTGCCAGTGTGCCACGTGaccactttttaatcagatgcTAACACTACAAAAGATTAGAGATCATTATTTTGTAGGCGCACtcagcagaagcaggctcagcTTTCACGTGTTGTACCTGGATAATGCGGTGGGGCAGCGCAGAGCAACACGGCCCCCTGTCCCTCTTTGACGATTACTGTGGACCTCTCTTCCGATGAGAAAAGATCGAGGtctgagagagggagaggcaaaAATTAGACTCCACTGTCAAGGATCTCAAATAACTAAGTTCTATAAAACTACACTGACGGTGTAAGTTCTGTATAAAGTTTGACAACCACTTTTGAATTGAGCTGCGATTTCTAACAGAAAGACACATCGGCTTTCACAAATTACATTTTCCATACTGAGTTTGATTTGTCCCAGCTGCCCTTGCAATTTCAGTGTGCATAATATGCATGAAAGTCTAACAGGGCAGCGCTTAAAAGTAGAAGGTGTTTTACATCACAGTTTAAACTGAACACTTACATCCAAACTGGACAGAGGCCTCTCTGCTTACGACCGTGCCGTACATGTTGGTAGCCAAACAGGAGTATTTCCCCACATGTTCACTCTTAATGGGATTGCTGATGACCAAGTTCCCTCCTACTAAACTGTAGAGGCTGCCCTCTTCATTTAGGTCAATTTCCCTGTTGTTCAGCTTCCATCTGCAAGAAAAATGATCAAGGTCAACACAGAAGCACTTTTTGAAAGCTGTcagagtctctttttttttttggttaaatttACATTAAGCAACTCAAGCAGATAAGCTGTCTGAAGCACTGCCATGCATTCATTTTACATGGTTTGGTCCTCTCTAACATTTGGCCCTTTGAGACAGGGAAAGGTCAGACCAGCGGCTGCATTAAAGTTGCACTTCTACAGTAAGTAAACAAATTTATAAACTGAGGGCtgatctatttaaaaaaaaaaaaaaaaaaatcatgtttttgcatgtttcatGCAGAATAGAGTGTACTATAAACGAATTCTCTGTGCCAGCTAATTCCGCAACCTCTGACATCTAATTCTGGGCTCCCTGATTATGAAACTGATTTAGAAGATGTAGAGCAATCTAATTTACATGTATTTCCAACTAAACTGAAACAGATCATATAAAACGCTTTGAAATTCTGAGCTGTAAAATGAGATGCAAGCttgattgcattaaaaaaaaaaaagcttgttttttttc
It contains:
- the cntn1a gene encoding contactin-1a isoform X1 — protein: MYTLNGVRTLRKLNIGLSCLATPDEVARWDHLAGIPIPSVNSDDVHLVIGQDAPRLLRAEEYRVGGDNDPYATRTVLGWAINGPIDYKEGGKNVKAYFLKSDHSLQMQVERFWKLDDPTQKDSLSINDQKVIKQWENSVSKDGSHYILDIPFKNEAVALPNNVNLAAHRLQLLERRLTKNADLQMKYVEAMKSTINNGYAEAVPASFPDRNDGKVWYLPHHPVIHPRKPEKVRVVFDCAAKYDGVSLNDVVHQGPDLTNKLITVLIRFRQGPIAMMADIEGMFNQIYVTPDHRDILRFLWWKDHDQRNEVVTYRMTSHLFGGVWSPSAASFALRKCASDHAHLYDADTISTVERNFYVDDCLKSSDSPQQAIHLAAQLTNLLKQGGFHLTKWTSNSAEVLKSIPEQEHAKRSPSLDLDQDPPMERALGVLWDIKNDCLTFSVNVKGKPSTKRGMLSTISSVYDPLGLAGPFILRGKALFQSLCRMKLGWDETIPSKIAEQWGRWLDDLPRLCKLQIPRCLRPTVYTVPSVTMQLHHFSDASELGYGAVSYLRLVCHNNIYCNIIMSRNRLAPVKTTTIPRLELAAAVVAVQLDLKIHQSFELPLLDSVFWTDSTIVLHYIRNEDKRYQTFVANRISQIREVSAASQWKYVCTEHNPADDVSRGFSAEELASNERWHKGPAFLWQREEFWPLQPELGGLPSEAEVKKSSQTYTISSKVTTHSAVDCFFHKYSSWYKLKRAIALILRAKDILLKKMKTKLCAPVTLNDLKRAEISIIDYVQRSQITKPLRVNNLRKLAPVRLSDGLLRVGGRLTNAPIPEAAKHPVILPQKHHVSELIIWHFHKLTGHSGAERVLSEIRQSFWIVRGRITVKRVLARCIPCKRHRAPISTQYMADLPADRVTPSQPPFTSVGVDYFGPINIRRGRGEVKRYGCLFTCLTTRAIHLEVAHSLDTDSFINALQRFMARRGTPQLMRSDNGSNFVGARSELQKALDEWNQQRIEEHLLQRETQWKFNPPAASHMGGVWERQIRTVRSILMGLTGQQTLDDEGLMTLFCIIEKIVNGRPLTKLSEDPRDGQPLTPNDLLLLRPECSLPPGHFVKQDLYRRRWRQVQYLADIFWTRWTKEYLPSLQQRQKWTHHSRNYQLSCHSAGSSMNSRRSSHWTSGVLSPR